GCGTTGACGTCTGCCGAGGAGGACGGTCTCAAGGGCGGCGACGCCTACCGTGATCCCTTCGATCCCGGTTACTGGAAGCTGGCGCCGCAGGCGTCCAAGGACGCGGATCGCATCATCGAGAGCGAGCCGCAGGCGCGCCGTGCCAAGGCGGATGAGGCCGGCGGAAGCGTGGCGCCGAACGCAGACAGCGCGTCCGCAAGCCTGTCGCCGTTGTTGCCGCCGGGGCCGGCGCCGTCGCAGGCCTCACGCGAGGGCAATGCCCAGGCCGGCGCTCAGGCCAATGCCGCCGCGCAGGCGCGTCCCGGCGATATGACGAAGCAGTCCGAACCGCGCGATGCCGCGCAGACGCAGCAGCCGACCGTCAAGCAGCTTCAGTCCGCCATCGCGGATGCGCTGTCGGACATCAAGGCCGGCGCGGGCCCGGCGGCGGAGGTGCGTCAGGTCGAGGAGGGGCTTCTGATCAGCCTGACCGACGATGCGAGCTTCGGCATGTTCGCGGTCGGCTCGGCCGAGCCGCGGCCTGAGCTCATTCGCGTGATCGACAAGATCGGCCCGCTGCTGACGAAGCGGCAAGGCTTGATCATCGTCCGTGGCCACACCGATAACCGGCCGTACCGGTCGGAGGCCTACGACAATTGGCGGCTGTCGACCGCGCGTGCGCAGATGGCTTATTACATGCTCGTCCGCGCCGGCGTCGATGCGCAGCGGATCGAGCACATCGAAGGCTACGCCGACCGGCGGCCGAAACTGCCGAACGATCCGGCGGCCGCGCAGAACCGCCGGATCGAGATCCTGATCCGGGAGAAGCGCTCTTGATCAGGCCGTTCCTCCGCGCCGTGCTGTTGCTGCTGCCGCTCGCGGGGGCAAGTGCGTTTGCCGAGCCGTCGCCACCGTCAGCCGAACAGCCGTATGAGCTGGTGCGCGCGTTGCAGGCCGTGCAGGACGGCATTGCCAACGGCGACACTGCGGCGCATGGCAGCCACATCGCGCTGATCCGGCAGATCGGCGAGAAATTTCTCGCCGCTGATGCCGGCGTGTGGAGCAGTGCGCAGAATGGTCAGGCCGTCGTTATCTACCTGCTCAGCGGCGGCGCGCCGCAGATCGTCCGCAAGCTGCCGCGCGACAGGATGACCATCGACGAGCGGCTGTTCAATGGTGCGCTCGCCTATGTCGAGGGCCGCCAGGACGAGGCACGCGAGCTGCTCAAGGACGTCAAGCCGCGGACGCTTCCTTCAGGCCTCGGCGGACAGGTCGCGCTGGTCCAGGGTGCGCTGTTCGCGCGCAGCGAGGCCTCGTTCGCGATCGAGCGCCTGGACGATGCGCGCCTGCTCCTGCCCGGTACGCTGGTGGAGGAGGCGGCGCTGCGGCGCGAGATCCTGCTGGTCGGGCAAGCCGAGGATTTCGACAAATTCGAGTTCCTGACGCTGGCCTATATCCGCCATTACCGCAACTCGATCTATGCCGGCGATTTCTGGCAGCGCTTCTCCACGGGCCTGACGCAATCGAGCCTCGCGCTTGACGAGCGGCGATTTGTGCGGATCGCGACGCTGCTGGAGCAGATCGATCGCGCCGACCGTCTCAAGCTCTATCTCGTGATCGCGCGCGCGGCGATGCTGCGCGGACGGATGGCTGTCACCCGGCTAGCCAGCGAGCGCGCCCTGATGCTCAGCGCCGATGCGTCGATGGACCGCGAGCGTGCGCATCTCTTCCGTGGCGCCTCGCGGACGCTCACCGACGAGTATGACGGCGGTCTCGCCGAGCTGAAGGCGCTCGATCGATCGAAGCTGCCCGAGCGCGACGTTCCCCTTCTGAATGCGGCGGTGCAGCTCGCGATCGACATCCGAAAACCGTTCGCCGCAGGATCTGCAGCTGCAGCCGACAAGCCTCCTGCAACGCCGGCGCGGCTCGACCTCGCATCGTCGACCGCGACCGTCGCGCGTGCGCAGAAGCAGCTCGGCGAGCTCGAACGTCTCACCAGGGATCGCCGTCCATGACCAAGCTCAACGGAACCTCCGGACAGGCTTTCTCGGGCCTCGCCGAAACTCTCAACATGCGCGGCACGTCGCGCTCGACGAAGGGCGCCGGGGCAAAATCACAGGCGGACTCGTCGTTCAACGATCTGCTCCGCAACGTCTCCAATCTGGCGAAGAAGGCGCTCAACGACGCGAACGCAGACACGAGCGTGAAGGCCGCATCGTTGCGGTCGCATCTGGCCCCGCCCGCCGAGGGCAAGACGAGCGACGAGACGGTTCACGAGCGCACGGACCCAGTCGACGAAGCCAGGTCAAGCCGCAAGTCTTCCGACTTGCCGTCGGAAGGCCCAGCCGACCCCACCGCAAAGGTGGACGTCACGGATCGCTCCAGCGTTGTTGCGATGGCCGGCCAGGAGCTCGCTGCTGCGCCGGCGGCGAAATCGCAGATTCCATCGGCAATGGACGACAGGAAAGATGCTGCGCGTGAGGAGCGTCCGTCCACGACCAGGCGCGAGACTCGGGGTGCGGACACGGCCAAAAACGGCGCAGTCGATTCAGCGCCGTCCGTGGCCGCTCCGACAGGCGCACGCTCGGCTTCCCAGGCGGCCGCGGCCACGCCGCAAGGCAGCGATGTCACCGCCAAACCAATGCCGGCAGCATCTGGCTTCGAGGCCGTCACGGCCAATGTGGAGCGCGCGGTGAAGGCTTCGGCGCGGGAGGCGTTGCCCGAGGCGACCAAGGTCACCGTGCTCCAGCAGGAAACCCATCTGCCGCCGGCGCAGTTCAATGCGCCGCAACAGGTTGCAAGCGCTGTCGTCGCCGAGCTGAAGGAATCCGCCGCGGCCTCCGCTCTCCCCGATCCCACGGCGTCGCAGGCCAATGCGCCGGACCAACCGCTCAAGATCCTGACCATTAATCTCGAACCGCCGGCGCTCGGCAACGTCACCGTGCGCCTGCGTCTCGTCGGCACCGAAGTGTCCGTCCACCTTGCGGCCGAACGCAAGGATACCAGCCAGTTGCTGGACCAGCAGCGCGATTCGATCCGCGATCTCATGCAGTCGGCGGGCTATGTCGCTGACGTCGCGCCGGTCCAGCACGGCACGCTGGATGGATTCCAGAGCGGCTCCGGCCAATCACAGTCGCAGCTTTCGAGCCAGCAGCAGCCGCCGTCGCAGTCGCAAGGCTCGTTCGGCGGCGCCAGCTCGTCGTCGGGGCAGTCGGACGGCGAGGCGAGGCAGGCCCGGCAAGAGCGCCAGCCCAACCAGGAGACGCGTCATGACCAGGACGTGGCGCCGCAGATTCGTCGTGGCCCTGTTTATCTGTAACGCGGGAGCTGCGCAGGCGGCTGCCGACAGCGCGCGGCCCTGCGAGCGCGAGATGGCGCGTGCGGCCCAGCAGCACGGGATTCCGCTGGGCATTCTCTATGCGGTCGGTCTCACCGAGACCGGGCGCCGTGGCGCGCTGCATCCTTACGCGCTCGGCGCCGATGGGCAGACCGTGTTCGCCAAGGACATCAATGACGCGATTGCGAATTTCGAGACGATGCGAAGCAAGGGCATCAAGCTGGTCGACCTCGGCTGCATGCAGATCAACCATTACTATCACGGCGACAAGTTCGCCTCGGTGCGCGCGATGTTCGATCCGGCCCGAAACGTCGAATACGCCGCGCGCTTCTTGAAGGAGCTGAAGCAGCGCGAGGGCAGCTGGACCATGGCGGTCGCCCGCTACAATGCAGGTCCGAACAATCAGCCGGCGCAGAAGCGCTACGTCTGTCACATCGTCGCCCATCTCGTCTCGAGCGGCTTCGGCGCGTGGACCGACAAGGCCCGCTCGTTCTGTCAGCCGAAGACAACCTGACGACGTGAAGTTGTGCATGGTTCCTCTCCATCAGCCCCGCGCAAGCAAGAACCCTCATTGTAACTGCACCCTACCACAGGAGCCCAATCGATGAGCCTCTACGGCATTATGCGCACCGGCGTTTCCGGGATGTCTGCGCAGTCCAACAAGCTGTCGACGGTCTCGGACAACATCGCGAACGTCAACACCACGGGTTACAAGCGGGCTTCCACCGAATTCTCCTCGCTGATCCTGAAGAGCGGCTCGGGCAATTACGATTCCGGCGCCGTCGAGACGACCGTTCGCTACGCCATCAGCGACGCCGGACACACTCAGTTCACCACGTCGACGACGGATCTCGCCGTCCAGGGCAACGGCTTCTTCGTGGTGTCGAATGCCGACAACACGCAGCAATATCTGACGCGCGCCGGATCGTTCGTGCCGGACAGCCAGGGCAACCTGGTCAACGCGGCCGGCTACTATCTGCTTGGCCAGCCCGGGCTCGTGACCAATTTCTCACAGAACAGCCTGGCGGGCATGCAGATCGTGAACATCGCGCAGGTCTCGCAGGTGCCGGTGCCGACGACGGCCGGAACGCTCACGACCGGCAATCTGGATCCGAAGGCGGCCGTCATCGCCGGTCCGCCCGGCCCGGCGTCCTACTCGTCGAAGAGCTCGATCGTCGCCTACAACAATATCGGCCAGGCGGTCACGCTCGACGTCTACATGTCCCACACTGCGACCGCTGCGGGTTCGGACACCTGGCAGGTCCAGGTCTATAATTCCGCGACGGGCACCTCGCTCGGCGCCGCCACCACCTTCACCTTCGACACCACCGCGGCCGGCAGGGGCGCGCTGGCTGGAGCGAGTCCGACGAGCCTCGCCTTCACCGTCCCGGGCGGCGCGGCGATGACCTTGGACCTGTCGAACATGACGCAGGTCGGAGCAGATTTCAGCTTCAAGGCCACCGTCAACGGCAGCGTTCCCGCGGCCATCGACAAGGTCGACGTCGAC
This genomic stretch from Bradyrhizobium daqingense harbors:
- a CDS encoding chemotaxis protein; this encodes MIRPFLRAVLLLLPLAGASAFAEPSPPSAEQPYELVRALQAVQDGIANGDTAAHGSHIALIRQIGEKFLAADAGVWSSAQNGQAVVIYLLSGGAPQIVRKLPRDRMTIDERLFNGALAYVEGRQDEARELLKDVKPRTLPSGLGGQVALVQGALFARSEASFAIERLDDARLLLPGTLVEEAALRREILLVGQAEDFDKFEFLTLAYIRHYRNSIYAGDFWQRFSTGLTQSSLALDERRFVRIATLLEQIDRADRLKLYLVIARAAMLRGRMAVTRLASERALMLSADASMDRERAHLFRGASRTLTDEYDGGLAELKALDRSKLPERDVPLLNAAVQLAIDIRKPFAAGSAAAADKPPATPARLDLASSTATVARAQKQLGELERLTRDRRP
- a CDS encoding flagellar hook protein FlgE, whose product is MSLYGIMRTGVSGMSAQSNKLSTVSDNIANVNTTGYKRASTEFSSLILKSGSGNYDSGAVETTVRYAISDAGHTQFTTSTTDLAVQGNGFFVVSNADNTQQYLTRAGSFVPDSQGNLVNAAGYYLLGQPGLVTNFSQNSLAGMQIVNIAQVSQVPVPTTAGTLTTGNLDPKAAVIAGPPGPASYSSKSSIVAYNNIGQAVTLDVYMSHTATAAGSDTWQVQVYNSATGTSLGAATTFTFDTTAAGRGALAGASPTSLAFTVPGGAAMTLDLSNMTQVGADFSFKATVNGSVPAAIDKVDVDEAGHVTAILKNGQQLTLYTIMLADVASPDNLTPEPGNVYSTNMNSGNAQAGNAGTGGLGTIQSGALEDSNVDLADELTGMIEAQRGFTANSKSFQTGADLLDVVVNLKR
- a CDS encoding transglycosylase SLT domain-containing protein, giving the protein MTRTWRRRFVVALFICNAGAAQAAADSARPCEREMARAAQQHGIPLGILYAVGLTETGRRGALHPYALGADGQTVFAKDINDAIANFETMRSKGIKLVDLGCMQINHYYHGDKFASVRAMFDPARNVEYAARFLKELKQREGSWTMAVARYNAGPNNQPAQKRYVCHIVAHLVSSGFGAWTDKARSFCQPKTT
- a CDS encoding MotB family protein: MNEVKPELVIIRRRSAFDDEKPHGGVWKIAYADFMTAMMAFFLVMWLLNALNQDQKQVVASYFNPIKLAENAPAPKGLKDLSKKEPSSFEGQDGRRKPAGPNEERRGDSPTAEKPASYEEKVLFRDPYATLAEIANSANQASGQRRAGALTSAEEDGLKGGDAYRDPFDPGYWKLAPQASKDADRIIESEPQARRAKADEAGGSVAPNADSASASLSPLLPPGPAPSQASREGNAQAGAQANAAAQARPGDMTKQSEPRDAAQTQQPTVKQLQSAIADALSDIKAGAGPAAEVRQVEEGLLISLTDDASFGMFAVGSAEPRPELIRVIDKIGPLLTKRQGLIIVRGHTDNRPYRSEAYDNWRLSTARAQMAYYMLVRAGVDAQRIEHIEGYADRRPKLPNDPAAAQNRRIEILIREKRS
- a CDS encoding flagellar hook-length control protein FliK, with amino-acid sequence MTKLNGTSGQAFSGLAETLNMRGTSRSTKGAGAKSQADSSFNDLLRNVSNLAKKALNDANADTSVKAASLRSHLAPPAEGKTSDETVHERTDPVDEARSSRKSSDLPSEGPADPTAKVDVTDRSSVVAMAGQELAAAPAAKSQIPSAMDDRKDAAREERPSTTRRETRGADTAKNGAVDSAPSVAAPTGARSASQAAAATPQGSDVTAKPMPAASGFEAVTANVERAVKASAREALPEATKVTVLQQETHLPPAQFNAPQQVASAVVAELKESAAASALPDPTASQANAPDQPLKILTINLEPPALGNVTVRLRLVGTEVSVHLAAERKDTSQLLDQQRDSIRDLMQSAGYVADVAPVQHGTLDGFQSGSGQSQSQLSSQQQPPSQSQGSFGGASSSSGQSDGEARQARQERQPNQETRHDQDVAPQIRRGPVYL